Below is a genomic region from Miniphocaeibacter halophilus.
TCTAATATTTGTTCTACTGACATTTCTAAACCTCCGTTTAATTTATATATTTAATCTTCTTTTTATTATGCTTCAACCGCTTCTTCTGCTGGTGATTCTTCATCTTTTTTCTTAGCTATTGCATCTACTAAGTATACGAAATTAGATATTGGAGCCTTAAAGCTTCCAAGTAATTTAGCTAACAATACTTCTCTTGCTGGTATAGATGCTAAATCCTTTACTGCTTCTAAATCTAAAAATTCGCCTTCTAAATAACCTGCTTTAATTTCTAGTTTTTCATGTTCTTTTGCAAATTCATTTGCAATTCTAGCTCCTGCTATAGGATCTTCTTTACTAAATGCTACTGCATTAGGTCCTTCTAATAATTCAAGAATATCTTCTAAACCCAGTTCCTTAAAAGCAAAGTTCATCATAGTGTTTTTATAAACCTTATACACTACATCTTCTTTTCTAAATCTGTCTCTAAGATCTGTTAATTCTTCTACATTTAATCCTCTATAATCAACTAATACAATCGACTTTGAAGATTCAATATTTTCTTTAATTTCATTAACTACTGATTGTTTTTTCTCTAAAACATAATCCTTCACTAAACTTTCACCTCCACTACGGCTACACATAAAAAAATCTTTCCACCAAAAGGCAGAAAGATATTATATTTATCTTATCCACCTCGGTAGGATATTTAAATCTTTCGATACCTACGGTCTTTGGTAGCCAACTATTTAATTAACATAATAAGTATAACAGAATCTCAAATTCTGTCAACTATTTTTTTATTCTTCAGAAGCTTCTTCCTCTTCTTCTCCAACTGTTGGAACGTCTGAAGCATCAACTTCTTCAATTTCTTCTTCAATTTCTTCTTCTCTTGGCTCTGATAATGTTGCTATAACTTCTTCTGGATCAACTAATACTTCAACTTTTTCGTTATTAAATACATCTAGGTCCTTAATTAATAAAGTATCTCCTATTTGCATTTCTTCAACATTTACCATTGCTTCACTTGGTAGGTCCGCTGGTAAACATTCAACTTCGATTTCATTTACTAATTGCATTAATACAGATGGTTGAACCCTTATTGAATCTCTTCCTTCTAGTACTACTGGAATTACAACTCTCATCTTCTCAGACATATCTACTCCAAGAAAATCTACATGAATATATTGATTTTTAAATGGATGTTTTTGAACTTCCTTAATTAATGCAGGTTTAGTTACTCCATCTATTTCCAAATCGATTATATTACTTGTACCAGCTCCTAAATATATTTTATCAAATTCTTTTGCATCTAGTACTATTGGCATACTTTCTTTACCTTTTGCATAAACGATACTAGGTATTAATTTTTCAACTCTTAATTTGTCTACTTTATTTTTACCTATACTCTTTCTTATTTTAGCTTCTAACTTAAATTCTGACATAATTACCTCCTGATTTATAAAGTCTTAATAACTTATTATGCATTTATAAATAATAACACAATTATACCAGGAATGCCAAATATTCCTGAAATAATTGCATTAATAGGTGTTATGGCTAAATTTAAACCTATAATTCCACCTATAGCATTAAATATAAAAAGACTCACTACTCCAATTATACCATTTATTATAATTTTACCAAAAAACTTTATGGAAGTTTTTATTAATTTAAAAAATACAAATATAAGTGCAATTATAATACAGATTTCTATAATCTTATCCATTGATTTTCTCCTTTTGATAATTCTTCTTCATATGATATTATCATATTTTTACTGCTTAAAAAGATACAAAAAATCAACAGTTTAAACTGTTGATTTTTGAATTAATTGTTATTTTCATTATTTTTAGAATTATCGGAATCTTCTTTTTTATTTGAACTTCTATTATTATTCTCTTCATTAGAATTATTATCTAGGGAGTTACTGTCATTATTGTTTGATGAATTATTATCTGCTGAAGAATTATTCTTCTCATCATTATTGGAATTGTTGTTTTCTTTTAATTCATTATTGGTGTTTTCATCTTCATTTCCAGTGTTTTTAACTAATCCTAAATATTCTTCTAATGTTTGGTTATTAGCATGTATTTCCTTAGCAGCTTTAGTACCAACATATCTTAAATGCCAAGGCTCTGCTTTTCTACCAGTTATTTCTTCTTTTCCTTCAGGGTATCTAATTATGAAACCATACTTGTGAGCATTTTCTTTTAGCCATTTATATTCTTTAGAATCAGCGAAGTTTTTACTATATTTATTATCATATTCGCCATATACATCAAAGGCCAAACCTGTTTGGTGTTCACTTGCCCCTGCTGGAACTTGAGAACCATCACTTAAATATTCACCATATGCACTAATACCTTCGCTATCATAGGAGTTGTTCTTTTGTAATTCATAACTTCTATAATCACTTGCTACTTTAATATTAACATCATCAGTTTTTGCAGCTTTTACCATAATATCAAAGTTTGTATTCGCTTCACTATTTTTACCTGCTTCATATTCTTCAGGCAAAGTATATTTATTGTTTACAATTAAAATACCGTCTATTACTTTAAGTTCGTCTTCTTTACTAATTTCAGTAATGTCTACTGTATGAACATAGCCTTCAGTACCTTGGTATTTAATTTTTGTAAATTCATCAACTGTTCCATATTTTTCCAAATATTCCCCTGCTAGAATTTCCTTTAATTCCGTTGAGGAATCATTACTATCTTCAAAACATTTAGTAGCTTTTGTAGTAACAACGAAACCTTTTAATGTTTCAACATCCGTTTCTTTGTTTTGTTTCTTTTCAGCAGGCTCTGTTGCAACAATAGGATTTGTCTTTGCGTTTCCTTTGTCTAGCCATGTTTTAAAGGCAAAGGCTACAATTACTACTATTACTATTCCAAGAAAAACTGAAATTGTTAATCTTTTTTTTCTTTTTTGTTCTCTTTCCCTTCTTGCTTTCATTTCAACTCTTCTACGTTCTTTTTCAATAGCTTGAGCGTCCATTTTTATTGTATGATCTCTAAAATCCTGTCTATTATTGTTACTTCTAGGATTTCTATGAGTCTGTTGATTCCTACCTTGTCTATTGTTCTTTTCAGAGTTTTCAGACATTGTCCTTCTTCTAGCTTCTTCATCTCGTGTAACATTTCTATTTTTTAATCCTTCTACACCTTCGTCTAAAAAACTATATTTTTTATTAATATCACTGAAACTCTTTCTTTTTTTATCTGACATATTTTTCTCCCCTTAAAACTGCAGAATATATTTTTTTTAATTCTAAAATAGAAGCTTTTTCCGAAAAATTTCTATTTGCATATCCACTAATTATTTTTTTATTAAACTTATGTCTATTATTATACATGAATTCAAGTTTATTTGCTAAATCATTTACATCTAATACATTTGCAATAGTACCATTGAATTCTTGTATGAAATGTTCACTTCCACCATTTCTAGTTGTTACTACCGGAAGTCCGCATATCATTGCTTCTATGTAAGCTTTACCATAGGTTTCAGAATGTGATGCTAGTACAAACAAGTCACCATTATTATATTCTTTAGCAATTTCTTCAATGGATTTATGTCCCTTTAAAAATACCTTATGGTTAATTTTTTCTTCTTTAATAAGTTCTTCTAATACTTCTCTGTCTTCTCCTTCTCCAAAAATTATTAATTCACTATTTATATTCCTAAAGACCCTACCATATGCCTTAATTAGTTCCCTATGTCCTTTTTCATATTTTAAATTACCGGTAGATATAACCCTATATATATTTTTATTAAAATTGTAATTGTTAAGTGTAAATACATCGGTGTTTGCAACAGTTGGGGTACATATTGGCCTTACTCCAAAATTCTTATACATTCTTTCTTGAAAAAAGGGACTTCCAACTAATAATTCATTACAATTATTATATACATATTTTGCAACTTCCAGCTTGTCTTTTCTAATATGGCTAATATCTTCTTTATTTATAGAGGAAGAATGCTCTGAGACAATTACCGGTATATTGATTTTCTTATCCTTTATTGTCTTTATAAAAGAATAGGATGGTTCTGTGAAATGTGAATGAATAATGTCTGTGTTTTTTTCTTTATTCAATATACTGTCAATTTTTCTTTTTAAGAAAAAAGCTCCTATATTACATAGAAGTTTTTGATTAATATTTCCCAATGGTATATTTATTGCATATGTTTTTATTCCATCAACTATTTTTTCTTCATATCCCCATTTTCTTTTTCTTCTAAAAGATCTAAGGTCTAATGCAACAACATATGTGTCAACACCATGTTTTTTCAAGGCTTTTGCATAAGCAAATTGATGAATTCCATTCATAGGATATTTTTTTGTAGGATAACCTTGAGAAGCTATCATTACTTTCATACTTATTTATTCCTTATATTATTATAAATTTCTATATATTCTTTGGATATATCCTTCCAATTAAATTTTTTAGCAGATTTCGCTGCATTAATAGACATATTATTATAATTTTTTAAAATTTCTTTTACCTTCTTAACTATTTCATCTACATCGTTATATTTTACATGGTAGCCAACATAGCCTTCCGGAAATTGACCGTCAAAGCCTTGCCCCTTTGAATATATAACTGGCAATCCTTGACTCATAGCTTCAACATATACTAAACCAAAGGTCTCTTTTTTAGATGGCATTATAAAAATATCATTTTCGCTTAGGGCTTTTCTTACTCCATATTTGTCAGTTTCAGCAATATGTTTAATAAATGTGTTGTTTTTAACTATTTTTTTAAAAATTGAATTTTTTAACCTTCCAACTAAGGTAAGTTTAATATTATACCCCTGTTTTATAAGTTCTTTACAAGCTTTAATAGTAGTTATAACATTTTTATTTAAATCATCTACCCTGCCAACATAAATTAGATTAGCATCTTGCATATTGCTTTTTTCTTTAATTTGTCCATTATCTAAATAATACTGATCTATTCCATTTGGTAATATAATGGATTTTTCCAGTATCTTATCCCTATCTACTTTATTTACATGCTTATTTACAGTTAAATCCCTATAGGTTGGAGACAAGAATATTACTTTTTCCGCTTCATTTAAAATTCTCTTTGCTGTATTTCTTACAAAGGGATATAGTCTTAAAAACGTAAATAAATCGGTGTTTCTCACTGCAACTATATATGGAATACCGTAATCTTCTTTAATTCTCATTGAAATATAACCATTTGAAACCAAGGAATGAGCATGGGTCATATAATACTTATTAAAATCCACTTTATTTTGAATATCCTTGTAGACCTTCTTATGTTTTACATGAAACGCAACTCTATCCAATGGTTTAAATGATTGAGAAACAATTAAATTGTTTGGTATTTCTCTTTCTATTACAGTTTTACTGGAACAAAAATATAAAATATCATGTTCAATTTTTTCATTATCAAATTGATCAAATAAATTTTGATATAAAGTTGAACCCATGTAATAGGAACAAACTTCTAATACACTATTTCTCATTATTATCCTCTATTAAATATCTGGAGTAAAATTAGGAACAATATATTTTAAATCATTTACTAATTCTAGCTTATTATTATTATGAATATCTTTTTCCAGTTTCTCTAATCCTTTATTTAAAATTTCAGTATCATGTACATAAGGTTTTTCTATAAATATTTTCTCAAATTCAGTTTTACATGAGTTTTCTTTATTTAGAAGTAATTCCTCATAAAGTTTTTCACCTGGTCTTAATCCTGTAAATTCTATTTTAATATCTTCATATGGTACAAAGCCCGATAATTCTATTAATTTTTCTGCTAAATCTAAAATTTTCACCGGTTCTCCCATATCTAAAATAAATATTTCTCCACCTTTAGCAATTGCTCCTGCCTGCATTACTAATTGGCAAGCTTCTGTTATAGTCATAAAATATCTAATTATGTCCGGATGTGTAACTGTTACAGGACCACCTTCTTTTATTTGATTTTTAAATAAAGGTATTACCGATCCATTAGAACCTAGCACATTACCAAATCTTACTGCAACAAAATCCGTTTTAGATTTTTCATTCATTGTCTGAACCATTATTTCACAAACACGTTTTGTACATCCCATAATAGAAGTAGGATTTACAGCCTTATCTGTTGAAATATTTACAAATTTATCTATTCCAAACCTATCAGAACATTTTAAAAGGTTTAATGTTCCAAATATATTGTTTTTAATTGCTGAAACCGGAGAGTCCTCCATTAAAGGAACATGCTTATGAGCAGCAGCATGGAACACTACATTTGGTTTGTATTTATCAAATACATATTCCATTCTTTCCATTTCCCTAATATTTTCTATTAATACTACTATTTGAGGGTCTTCATAAGTTCTCTTTATTTCATTTTGAATATCATATATATTATTTTCATAAAAATCTAACATTACAAGTTGTTTTGGATTATATTTAATAATTTGCCTACATAACTCTGAACCAATAGAGCCACCTGCACCTGTAACCAATATGACTTTATTTTCAATAAATTCCGACAATGAATTGTCATCGAGTTTTATTTCATCTCTACCTAATAAATCTTCTATTTCCACTTCTCTTATAAGATTTAAATCAAATTTATCCTCTTCTATTACCTTATAATAGCCGGGAATTATTTTTGTCTTAATTTTTGTCTTATTTGCTATTTCCAATATTTCCTTTTGTTGTACTTCAGGTATTGACGGCATAGCTACAAGTATTTCATCAATTTTATAATCCTTTACAACCTTAGGAATATCATGTCTTGTACCAACAACTGGTATACCCTTTATGATTTTATTCTTTTTCTCTGGAGCATCATCTATAAAAGCTACGGGAATTGAAGCAATTTCTTTATGTTTTCTTAATTCTTTAAGAGCTAAGACTCCAGCTTCTCCTGCTCCTACTATTAAGGTTCTTTTAATTTGAGAAGTTGGTTTTTTACCGTTTTTAAACCCTTTTGACAAAAACACATCCCTTGCCCTAGAAAATAATCTTACACCGGAAATTAGCACCGTTTCAAATAAAAGTGCCATTACATATATTGATCTTGGAATCTCTCTATCTATTAAAGTTATAAATACAATCGCTGTAGCAACACTAGCAAAAACAACGGCCCCTATTACCTTTAAAAACTCTTCAATACTTGCGTATCTCCACATGGTTTTATAAAGACCAAAAAAATAAAATATTACTATTTGTAATAATGTTATATAGATGGCGTATTTAAAATAACTATTTAAATATATTTCCGGAGTTTTACCATCAAAACGTAGTACAAGTCCTAATAAATAACTAAAATTTATTAATATAATATCTAATATTATTAAACCTAATGTTCTTAAATATCTCATAATTTACACTTCTTTTTCTTTAATAATTTTTTTATATACTTCATCAACATAGTTGAAATTATCAACAATATCAAATTTTTCTAATACATATTCTCTAGCTTTTTTACCCATATTTTTTCGTAATTCTTCATCATAATACAATTTTTCTAAAGCATCTGCTATTTGTTCAGCATTTTTCGGCTCAACAATTAAGCTGGTTTCACCTGGCTTAGTTGCTTCAGGTAGTCCTCCAACATTAGTTACTATTGTTGGAATACCACAAGCTTGGGCTTCAACTGCCGCTACACCGAAACTTTCTTGAGTTGAAGGAAATACTGCAACATCCATTTTATTAAATGCTTTTACAACATTTTCCTGGTCTAAAAAGCCTAAAAATTCCACTTGTTTTTCCAAGTTTAAGTCTTTAGTTAATCTTTTAAGATTTTCTTCCTCTTTTCCTTTTCCCCCTAGTAAAAGTTTAATATTTTCATCTTTAATTTTATCAACAAAAATTTTAAATCCCTTAATCAGATAATCTAAGGAGTATTTCTCATAAAATGATTTTACCGTTCCAACAGTAAAATCATCGTATCTTTCAACTTTCCTAGGAGTGTATATATTAATATCAACTCCAAAATAAGTTACAAGTATATTCTTATTTGTATATTTCAAAATCTCTTTTTTCATATCCTTTGATGTAGACATAATATAATCCGCTGATTTAATATTATGCTTTAACATAAATTTATGTATAGCAGATCTATTTGGAAAGTCATAGACATCTGAACCCCAAAAAGATAATATATATGGATGAATATTTAACATCGATGCTAATATTCCATAACTTGTTGCATAATGTGCATGAATAATATCTGGATTTTCCTCTTTAATAATTTTTTTTACTTTTCTAATTTTTGTTGTATAGTTAAATAATTTATTTATATCACTTTTTAATATTAAATCCTTCATTCCAAAGGAGTAAACTTTACATCCTTCTATGACTGCATCCCCTAAAGAAATTATTATAATCTCATAACCTTTACTTAAAAAGAAATCACACCATTTCCTTGTGTGGGCGCTAGTTGCATCTGCAAGATAGCATATTTTCATAACTTTCTCCTATTTCCTAATCTATATATGATTATAGCATACATAATTCTATGTAAAAATAGAAAAAGCCCTGTTATGCAACAGAGCTTTATTTATTAATCAGCGCTATATGGTAGCAATGCTACTTGTCTAGCTTTTTTAATTTCTTCAGTTACTGCTCTTTGATGCTTAGCACAACAACCAGTTACTCTTCTAGGAAGAATTTTTCCTCTTTCGCTAACAAATTTTTTTAAATTGTTAACATCTTTGTAATCTATGGTTTTGTTTTTATCAGCACAAAAAGCACAAATTTTCTTTCTAGGTCTATATCTTCTTTGCACTTAAAGTCCTCCTATATTAAAACGGTATATCTTCATCATTTAATGGGAAGGCATCGTCACCTAACCCAAAATTATCATCACTAACATCTTGATTAAAACCTGCATTTTGGTTATAGTTATTAACTTGATTAAATCCTGTATTCATACCTTGTCCTGAAGAAGGATTACTTCCTATGAACTCTACTCTTTCTGCGACTACATCAGTTCTATAAACTCTATTGCCATCTTGACCATCATAAGAACTTGTTTGTATTCTTCCTTGAATAGCAACTTGCCTTCCTTTAGACAAATAATTAGCAACTAATTCTGCAGTTTTACCCCAAGCAATACAACCAATAAAATCAGCTGTTGGTTGCCCCTTTTGTTCCATTTCCATTTTTTTATCTCTAGATAAACCTCTGTCAACTGCTAGTGTAAATCTACACATAGCCACTCCAGTTCCTGCAGTATATCTTAATTCAGGATCTCTTGTAAGTCTACCAATCAATATAACATTATTCAAGTTAATTCCTCCTACCTATGCATCTTTTCTTACAAACATATAACGAATGATTGCATCAGATATTCTACTTCTTCTTTCTATCTCTGTAATCAACTCAGGATTAGCTTCAAAATCTACAATATAATAGTATCCTTCTTTAATATAGTCAATTTCATAAGCTAATTTTCTTTTACCCCAGTCTGAAATTTCAGAGATTTTACCGTTCGATTCTATAGTTTCTTTTATACGATCAAAAGCTTGATTTCTTGCTTCATCTTCCAAATCTGGTTTAAATACTAAAACACCTTCGTATTTTCTCATTAAATACACCTCCTTCTGGTCTCTGGCCACTTTACGTAGCAAGGATTACCTAAGTATATTACCATATAAGTAATAATTTTACAAATTAATTTTCATAAAGATTATGTAATATTTATAATAAATGGTATACTAAAAAATATACATTATGGAGGTAATTCATGAAACATAATTTTATTCCAGAAATTAAATCTAACCTTAGAACTCGTTCAGTTAAGGTTCCTAATGTCATTAGAAAATGTAGTGGTATTATTATTTTAAATAAAAGAATAAAATCCTTGATTTTTTCTACAGATGTTGCTGTAATCCAAAATAGTAATCCTGATGCCGTTATGGCAGTTTATCCATTTACACCAACTTTAACCATTACCCAGGCACTTTTATCTTCTTCTTTCACTCCCTTATTTATAGGAGTAGGAGGAGGTTTAACATCTGGTGAAAGATCTTTAACACTAGCCCTTCAAGCTGAATTACTTGGAGCATATGGTGTAGTTGTAAACGCACCTATGCAAAATGATACCTTGGCCTTAATAGCTGAATCCTTAGATATACCAATAGTAGCTACTATTGTTTCTGAAAATGATGATTTTGAAGGAAAGGCAAAGGCAGGTGCAAATATCTTTAATATTTCCGGTGGAAAAAATACAATAAATATAGTTAGAAAAGCTAGAAATATATTTGGTCCTGAATTTCCTATAATAGCAACTGGTGGAAAAACAGATGAACAAATAGAGGCAACTATTGATGCTGGTGCAAATGCAATTACATATACACCTCCATCAAGTGCAGAAATTTTTGCAGAAGTAATGAGAAAATATAGAGAAGATAAAAAATAAACCCATAAAAATGGGTTTATTTCAGATTGAAGACAAAAGGCATTTTAGAATTTATCAATAATCTAAAATGCCTTTTTAAAATTCTGAAATTTGAAATATTTTTCAAATCTTCAAATAAAACATGTAATTCGGAAGAATTCTTATACCTTTTCCATATGATTTTTGCCAACTTCTTTAAATTCATGCACCCAAATAAGAGGTATAGTTCATTTTTAACTCTTTCTAAACCCCTATGTAATGTGTATCGCATCCCATGTAATTCTTTTGCATCAGCGAAAACTCTCTCTATTGTTTCTTTCCTTCTTCCATATTTTTCTTTAAATCCTTTAGTATGTCTAATATCTTCGCATTTTTCTATGTATTCTTCCCAGATATGACGAGTTACTACTTTTTGATTATTCTTACTTTCTGTACAATTTTTGACATATTTACAGTTTTTACAATCGTTAGGATTACTTTTATATTCTTGATATCCATTTCTATTGGTTGTACTATATTTTAATATTTTGTTATTTGGACATATATAACAATCATAATATTCATCATAAACATATTCATATTTTTTATAGAACCCTTTTTTTGTCATTGGTCTTTTATATGGTAATAATGGTATTTTATCATTATCAAGTATTTGTTTTGCTATTGCCGGTGTTTTATATCCTGCATCAATTGCTATGTATTTATTACTTTTATATTTATTCTTTATTCTCTCATATAATATAGGAAATACTGTTGAATCATGTTTATTTCCTGAGGTTACTTCAAAATCAAGTATTATTCCATAATCATTACACGCTGTATTTGATAAATATGCAAATACTTTTTTATGCTCTCCTTTATGAAATATTCCACAATCTGGGTCATTTTTACTTACTGTTATTTCTTTTGTTTTGATTTCTTCGTTTTTTTTTAATGGTTTTTTATTATGATTTTTTCTATCTTCATTTATTTCTTTTTCTAATATGTCTTGGTAATATTTAACAGATTCTTCTACTTCTATGGTTTCTTTATTATGTATATTTGCATTTGCCTTTATATGAGTTCCATCTATGTATATATTTTCTTCTGTAAGTAATCCACATTTAGCTATTTCATTTAAAATTCTGAAAAATATTTGTTCAAAAATATCTGTTCCTTTAAATCGTCTTTGATAATTTTTACTAAAGGTTGAGAAATGTGGTATTTTCTCAGTTAATCCATATCCTAAGTACCATCTATATGCTGCATTAACTTCTATTTCTTTTATTGTTTGTCGCATAGACCTAATTCCAAATGTATATTGGATAATATTTAATTTTATTAAAACAACAGGATCTATACTTTCGGCTCCTGTTTTAGAATAAAGATCTTTTACTAAATCGTAGATAAAGCTTAAATCAATAACTTGATCCAGTTTTCTTACCAAATGATCTTGTGGAACTAATGAATCTAAACTTAATATCTCTATTTGTGTTTTACTTATCTTGTCTTTTTTACCCATCATTTTTATCACCCTATATTATTTTTACCCATTTTAAAAGGCTGCTGACAATTTCATTGTCAACAGCCTGAAATAAACCCATAAAAATGGGTTTAT
It encodes:
- a CDS encoding M15 family metallopeptidase, translated to MSDKKRKSFSDINKKYSFLDEGVEGLKNRNVTRDEEARRRTMSENSEKNNRQGRNQQTHRNPRSNNNRQDFRDHTIKMDAQAIEKERRRVEMKARREREQKRKKRLTISVFLGIVIVVIVAFAFKTWLDKGNAKTNPIVATEPAEKKQNKETDVETLKGFVVTTKATKCFEDSNDSSTELKEILAGEYLEKYGTVDEFTKIKYQGTEGYVHTVDITEISKEDELKVIDGILIVNNKYTLPEEYEAGKNSEANTNFDIMVKAAKTDDVNIKVASDYRSYELQKNNSYDSEGISAYGEYLSDGSQVPAGASEHQTGLAFDVYGEYDNKYSKNFADSKEYKWLKENAHKYGFIIRYPEGKEEITGRKAEPWHLRYVGTKAAKEIHANNQTLEEYLGLVKNTGNEDENTNNELKENNNSNNDEKNNSSADNNSSNNNDSNSLDNNSNEENNNRSSNKKEDSDNSKNNENNN
- a CDS encoding pro-sigmaK processing inhibitor BofA family protein, translated to MDKIIEICIIIALIFVFFKLIKTSIKFFGKIIINGIIGVVSLFIFNAIGGIIGLNLAITPINAIISGIFGIPGIIVLLFINA
- the rpsF gene encoding 30S ribosomal protein S6, whose translation is MRKYEGVLVFKPDLEDEARNQAFDRIKETIESNGKISEISDWGKRKLAYEIDYIKEGYYYIVDFEANPELITEIERRSRISDAIIRYMFVRKDA
- the rplJ gene encoding 50S ribosomal protein L10, with the translated sequence MKDYVLEKKQSVVNEIKENIESSKSIVLVDYRGLNVEELTDLRDRFRKEDVVYKVYKNTMMNFAFKELGLEDILELLEGPNAVAFSKEDPIAGARIANEFAKEHEKLEIKAGYLEGEFLDLEAVKDLASIPAREVLLAKLLGSFKAPISNFVYLVDAIAKKKDEESPAEEAVEA
- the rpsR gene encoding 30S ribosomal protein S18 codes for the protein MQRRYRPRKKICAFCADKNKTIDYKDVNNLKKFVSERGKILPRRVTGCCAKHQRAVTEEIKKARQVALLPYSAD
- a CDS encoding hydrolase translates to MKHNFIPEIKSNLRTRSVKVPNVIRKCSGIIILNKRIKSLIFSTDVAVIQNSNPDAVMAVYPFTPTLTITQALLSSSFTPLFIGVGGGLTSGERSLTLALQAELLGAYGVVVNAPMQNDTLALIAESLDIPIVATIVSENDDFEGKAKAGANIFNISGGKNTINIVRKARNIFGPEFPIIATGGKTDEQIEATIDAGANAITYTPPSSAEIFAEVMRKYREDKK
- a CDS encoding 50S ribosomal protein L25, which translates into the protein MSEFKLEAKIRKSIGKNKVDKLRVEKLIPSIVYAKGKESMPIVLDAKEFDKIYLGAGTSNIIDLEIDGVTKPALIKEVQKHPFKNQYIHVDFLGVDMSEKMRVVIPVVLEGRDSIRVQPSVLMQLVNEIEVECLPADLPSEAMVNVEEMQIGDTLLIKDLDVFNNEKVEVLVDPEEVIATLSEPREEEIEEEIEEVDASDVPTVGEEEEEASEE
- a CDS encoding glycosyltransferase family 4 protein — its product is MRNSVLEVCSYYMGSTLYQNLFDQFDNEKIEHDILYFCSSKTVIEREIPNNLIVSQSFKPLDRVAFHVKHKKVYKDIQNKVDFNKYYMTHAHSLVSNGYISMRIKEDYGIPYIVAVRNTDLFTFLRLYPFVRNTAKRILNEAEKVIFLSPTYRDLTVNKHVNKVDRDKILEKSIILPNGIDQYYLDNGQIKEKSNMQDANLIYVGRVDDLNKNVITTIKACKELIKQGYNIKLTLVGRLKNSIFKKIVKNNTFIKHIAETDKYGVRKALSENDIFIMPSKKETFGLVYVEAMSQGLPVIYSKGQGFDGQFPEGYVGYHVKYNDVDEIVKKVKEILKNYNNMSINAAKSAKKFNWKDISKEYIEIYNNIRNK
- a CDS encoding polysaccharide biosynthesis protein encodes the protein MRYLRTLGLIILDIILINFSYLLGLVLRFDGKTPEIYLNSYFKYAIYITLLQIVIFYFFGLYKTMWRYASIEEFLKVIGAVVFASVATAIVFITLIDREIPRSIYVMALLFETVLISGVRLFSRARDVFLSKGFKNGKKPTSQIKRTLIVGAGEAGVLALKELRKHKEIASIPVAFIDDAPEKKNKIIKGIPVVGTRHDIPKVVKDYKIDEILVAMPSIPEVQQKEILEIANKTKIKTKIIPGYYKVIEEDKFDLNLIREVEIEDLLGRDEIKLDDNSLSEFIENKVILVTGAGGSIGSELCRQIIKYNPKQLVMLDFYENNIYDIQNEIKRTYEDPQIVVLIENIREMERMEYVFDKYKPNVVFHAAAHKHVPLMEDSPVSAIKNNIFGTLNLLKCSDRFGIDKFVNISTDKAVNPTSIMGCTKRVCEIMVQTMNEKSKTDFVAVRFGNVLGSNGSVIPLFKNQIKEGGPVTVTHPDIIRYFMTITEACQLVMQAGAIAKGGEIFILDMGEPVKILDLAEKLIELSGFVPYEDIKIEFTGLRPGEKLYEELLLNKENSCKTEFEKIFIEKPYVHDTEILNKGLEKLEKDIHNNNKLELVNDLKYIVPNFTPDI
- a CDS encoding glycosyltransferase; protein product: MKVMIASQGYPTKKYPMNGIHQFAYAKALKKHGVDTYVVALDLRSFRRKRKWGYEEKIVDGIKTYAINIPLGNINQKLLCNIGAFFLKRKIDSILNKEKNTDIIHSHFTEPSYSFIKTIKDKKINIPVIVSEHSSSINKEDISHIRKDKLEVAKYVYNNCNELLVGSPFFQERMYKNFGVRPICTPTVANTDVFTLNNYNFNKNIYRVISTGNLKYEKGHRELIKAYGRVFRNINSELIIFGEGEDREVLEELIKEEKINHKVFLKGHKSIEEIAKEYNNGDLFVLASHSETYGKAYIEAMICGLPVVTTRNGGSEHFIQEFNGTIANVLDVNDLANKLEFMYNNRHKFNKKIISGYANRNFSEKASILELKKIYSAVLRGEKYVR
- a CDS encoding glycosyltransferase, encoding MKICYLADATSAHTRKWCDFFLSKGYEIIIISLGDAVIEGCKVYSFGMKDLILKSDINKLFNYTTKIRKVKKIIKEENPDIIHAHYATSYGILASMLNIHPYILSFWGSDVYDFPNRSAIHKFMLKHNIKSADYIMSTSKDMKKEILKYTNKNILVTYFGVDINIYTPRKVERYDDFTVGTVKSFYEKYSLDYLIKGFKIFVDKIKDENIKLLLGGKGKEEENLKRLTKDLNLEKQVEFLGFLDQENVVKAFNKMDVAVFPSTQESFGVAAVEAQACGIPTIVTNVGGLPEATKPGETSLIVEPKNAEQIADALEKLYYDEELRKNMGKKAREYVLEKFDIVDNFNYVDEVYKKIIKEKEV
- a CDS encoding single-stranded DNA-binding protein, with the translated sequence MNNVILIGRLTRDPELRYTAGTGVAMCRFTLAVDRGLSRDKKMEMEQKGQPTADFIGCIAWGKTAELVANYLSKGRQVAIQGRIQTSSYDGQDGNRVYRTDVVAERVEFIGSNPSSGQGMNTGFNQVNNYNQNAGFNQDVSDDNFGLGDDAFPLNDEDIPF